The proteins below are encoded in one region of Leptospira montravelensis:
- a CDS encoding DUF1343 domain-containing protein yields MKFLKNLNKLSRCKAAILTNQSAFGYRGKYHFQTYSEIFDLKTIFLPEHGLFAELQDQVSGDELKYLFGDMEIVNLYGKEESSLVPPRESLTNVDVIIIDIKDVGSRYYTFLTTAYYILCEISRLKQETGKAPLFLVIDSPNPIGKKVEGTPLQKEYESFVGVPTVLHRHGLTPGGLLSYYNQTFQLKVDVIVVPVGVIHPKSVTNFAWVPPSPNIPTQSTCLVYPGMCLLEGTNLSEGRGTTKPFETFGAPYLIGKAKEELDRRMAFHQSGNFILRNLRFLPTFHKYVGSICEGYQLMVLNPKQFHSLYFILYFLKQIRELFPKDFDYLKGVYEFRSDRPAIELLAGDSTLLDYLNGKLRDSDLEIYLQESERLWARVIKPFRY; encoded by the coding sequence ATGAAGTTTTTAAAAAATTTAAATAAATTAAGCCGCTGTAAGGCGGCAATTCTAACCAACCAAAGTGCATTTGGGTATCGCGGAAAATACCATTTTCAAACCTATTCTGAAATTTTTGATTTAAAAACAATATTTTTGCCGGAACACGGACTTTTTGCTGAGTTACAAGACCAGGTGAGTGGGGATGAACTAAAATATCTTTTTGGAGATATGGAGATTGTAAATCTCTATGGAAAAGAAGAGTCTAGTCTTGTTCCACCTAGGGAAAGTTTAACGAATGTAGATGTGATCATCATTGATATAAAAGATGTTGGTTCAAGGTATTATACTTTTTTAACTACTGCATATTATATTTTATGTGAAATTTCTCGTTTAAAACAAGAAACAGGCAAAGCTCCACTTTTTTTAGTAATCGATTCGCCAAATCCCATTGGCAAAAAAGTAGAGGGTACACCACTCCAAAAAGAATATGAATCTTTTGTAGGAGTACCAACTGTATTACATAGGCATGGTCTTACCCCAGGCGGATTATTATCTTACTATAATCAAACTTTCCAGTTAAAGGTCGATGTGATAGTGGTTCCAGTGGGTGTTATCCATCCAAAATCTGTAACAAACTTTGCATGGGTTCCTCCATCTCCCAATATACCTACACAAAGTACTTGTTTGGTGTACCCAGGTATGTGTTTATTAGAAGGAACCAATTTGTCAGAAGGACGAGGAACAACGAAACCTTTTGAAACCTTTGGGGCACCTTATTTAATTGGTAAGGCAAAAGAGGAATTGGATAGAAGAATGGCTTTCCATCAATCTGGAAATTTTATTTTACGTAACTTAAGATTTTTACCTACATTCCATAAGTATGTTGGTTCCATTTGTGAAGGTTACCAACTGATGGTATTAAATCCAAAACAGTTCCATTCACTTTATTTTATATTATACTTTTTGAAACAAATTCGTGAGTTATTTCCCAAGGACTTTGATTATTTAAAAGGGGTGTATGAATTTCGTTCTGATCGCCCAGCCATTGAGCTACTTGCTGGTGATTCCACACTTTTGGACTATTTAAACGGAAAACTCAGAGATTCAGATCTAGAAATTTATTTGCAAGAATCGGAAAGACTTTGGGCAAGGGTAATAAAACCATTTCGGTACTAA
- a CDS encoding prephenate dehydrogenase, producing the protein MNLSRVLIYGMGLMGGSLALSVRGKFPKTNITAVVRSEKSKNTILNKNLANHVVLQSEIKSLDWSNYDLVVFSTPVESILKIIPTLPKSGNTIFIDLGSTKETIVSAVESYYGNTIHNYISTHPMCGSEQAGPDAAVPDLYLDKLCILTSPKSASNVSLEWVRSFWEQIGSWTLEMDSKSHDETLAYLSHLPHVISTLLVNVAGSNPTTKKEILESSKPITGGGFRDMSRIAGSNPDMWISIFKENQRFLRNSIDDLIQQLLEFRNLFGSDGSFDESQIRKIWELALANKEEIRKTK; encoded by the coding sequence ATGAATTTATCCAGAGTTTTGATCTATGGAATGGGGCTTATGGGTGGATCTCTTGCCCTATCCGTTCGTGGGAAATTTCCAAAAACAAACATTACGGCAGTGGTTCGTTCCGAAAAAAGTAAAAATACAATTCTAAATAAAAATTTAGCAAACCATGTGGTTTTGCAAAGTGAGATCAAATCTCTCGATTGGTCTAACTATGATTTGGTGGTTTTTAGCACTCCTGTTGAATCCATTTTAAAAATCATACCTACACTTCCTAAATCTGGAAATACCATTTTTATCGATTTAGGATCTACTAAAGAGACAATTGTTTCTGCTGTGGAATCGTATTATGGAAATACAATTCACAATTATATATCGACTCACCCTATGTGCGGATCTGAACAAGCGGGTCCAGATGCGGCAGTGCCAGATTTATATTTAGATAAACTTTGTATTTTAACTTCACCAAAATCTGCATCCAATGTTAGTTTGGAATGGGTTCGTTCGTTTTGGGAACAAATTGGATCGTGGACATTGGAAATGGACTCCAAATCACATGATGAAACTTTGGCTTATCTTTCCCACCTTCCTCATGTTATCTCTACCTTACTTGTCAATGTAGCAGGTTCCAATCCTACAACTAAAAAAGAAATCTTAGAATCTTCAAAACCGATTACGGGCGGAGGGTTTCGGGATATGTCAAGGATTGCCGGATCCAATCCAGATATGTGGATTTCTATCTTTAAAGAAAATCAGAGGTTTTTACGTAATTCCATTGATGATTTGATCCAACAATTGTTGGAGTTTCGAAATCTTTTTGGATCCGATGGTTCTTTTGATGAATCTCAAATTCGAAAAATTTGGGAGTTGGCACTGGCAAACAAAGAAGAAATTCGAAAGACAAAATGA
- a CDS encoding LemA family protein gives MTRMFRTIFLISLMATVLTNCGYNRIQELDEEVAASWAEVLNQYKRRSDLVPNLVSAVKGFANQEKDIMKGIAEARAKIGSIQATPELVNNPESLKQFDQAQGQLGSALSRLLMIQENYPQLKSDQHFSDLMAQLEGTENRITVARNRFIKATKDYNVYIRQFPAVLTAKAFGYDAKATFTVEDQKTIENAPKVEF, from the coding sequence ATGACAAGAATGTTTCGAACCATTTTTCTAATTTCCCTGATGGCAACAGTGCTTACCAACTGCGGTTATAACCGTATCCAAGAGTTGGATGAAGAAGTGGCTGCTTCCTGGGCAGAAGTTCTCAACCAATACAAACGAAGATCTGACTTAGTCCCTAATTTGGTTTCTGCAGTCAAAGGATTTGCGAACCAAGAAAAAGATATTATGAAAGGTATTGCGGAAGCTAGAGCAAAAATTGGATCTATCCAAGCAACTCCTGAACTGGTTAATAATCCTGAAAGTTTGAAACAGTTTGACCAAGCCCAAGGTCAATTGGGATCTGCATTGTCTAGACTTCTTATGATCCAAGAAAACTATCCACAACTAAAGTCAGACCAACATTTTTCTGATTTGATGGCACAGTTGGAAGGAACAGAAAATAGAATTACCGTAGCAAGAAATCGATTTATCAAAGCAACTAAAGATTACAATGTTTATATTCGACAATTTCCTGCGGTTCTTACTGCAAAAGCCTTTGGATATGATGCAAAAGCAACCTTCACTGTGGAAGACCAAAAGACAATCGAGAATGCACCTAAAGTAGAATTTTAG
- a CDS encoding response regulator, whose product MARILVVDDAKFMRTLVKDALVGAGHEIVGEAENGNIAVEQYKNLKPDLVTMDITMREKDGIEATKEIIKFDASAKIIMVTALGQEDLLAKAIKMGVKDFVVKPFPPERLQQAAAKALGL is encoded by the coding sequence ATGGCAAGAATTTTGGTTGTAGATGATGCAAAATTCATGAGAACGCTCGTAAAAGATGCGTTAGTTGGAGCGGGTCACGAGATCGTAGGGGAAGCTGAGAACGGTAATATTGCGGTAGAACAATACAAAAACCTCAAACCGGATTTAGTCACTATGGACATTACTATGCGTGAAAAAGATGGAATTGAAGCTACAAAAGAAATTATAAAGTTTGATGCTTCTGCCAAAATCATTATGGTAACGGCACTTGGTCAGGAAGATTTACTGGCAAAAGCAATTAAGATGGGTGTAAAGGATTTTGTTGTAAAACCTTTCCCTCCAGAAAGATTGCAACAAGCAGCAGCAAAAGCACTAGGTTTATAA
- a CDS encoding segregation and condensation protein A, giving the protein MSKTPEFIVRWQNQDGGLTEGPLTVLWSLIDSYKVDIFEVSLSRITSDFIQFLRTSQSLSIELTSEFAVMASHLVYLKSKALLPDPGFEEEDYDPPLPKELVDKLLEHKKFQMAGQRLAELDRLTAGMFTRETNQVLDETEVWLDVSLVDLISAFNSILEQESSNEIEDLVPIYEGVSQYSVEDKMAYLQGLLEKTGEIHFMDLFETEKPEKKEIVAAFLAVLEVVKIRVCKVIQHAVFGEIKIVKV; this is encoded by the coding sequence GTGTCTAAGACCCCGGAGTTTATCGTCCGGTGGCAGAACCAGGACGGAGGACTGACAGAAGGACCTTTAACGGTTTTATGGTCTCTGATTGATAGTTATAAGGTGGATATTTTTGAAGTCTCCCTTTCGCGTATCACATCCGATTTCATTCAATTTTTGAGAACCAGTCAGTCCTTATCTATTGAACTTACTTCCGAGTTTGCTGTGATGGCATCTCATTTGGTGTATTTAAAATCCAAGGCCTTGTTACCGGATCCCGGTTTTGAGGAAGAGGATTATGACCCACCCTTACCTAAAGAACTAGTAGATAAATTACTCGAACACAAAAAGTTCCAAATGGCGGGACAACGTTTGGCCGAACTCGACCGATTGACTGCTGGAATGTTTACTCGAGAAACCAATCAGGTCTTGGATGAAACAGAAGTTTGGTTGGATGTAAGTCTCGTGGATTTAATTTCTGCTTTTAATTCCATTTTGGAACAAGAATCTTCCAATGAAATCGAAGACTTAGTACCCATCTACGAAGGGGTAAGCCAATACTCCGTAGAGGACAAAATGGCTTATTTACAGGGCCTTTTAGAAAAAACCGGCGAAATTCACTTTATGGATTTGTTCGAAACAGAAAAGCCGGAAAAAAAAGAAATCGTCGCTGCCTTCCTTGCCGTATTAGAAGTTGTTAAAATCCGAGTTTGCAAAGTGATCCAACATGCAGTTTTCGGTGAAATCAAAATAGTCAAGGTTTAG
- a CDS encoding LA_2490 family SGNH/GDSL-type esterase, whose protein sequence is MIQNWKRWGAIVLFFPLALLSLELILRASNPPALRYYRDVKLLHAYHPEYGVTLEPNESRFVRHYADLWQGQFTTNSLGLRGRKEPIPGKPKLVCLGDSLVMGFGVSDEDTFCSKLESFDEDGSSFQTLNLGVDAYGSLGSYKRLKDMSTKIDNIQTVLFFISPNDFTMPEELRAQGILPDDENDALHENDPVWKKNFRIQFELTRISYLLQALKLAYEQTKVKFAQTKYLITADTNLLTTSPLVYLRETFILPVKQKKCEDQTEFVCPTPLQNLNVICSDSPVDPNSLEPLPETTTRAYDLMITLSKEKGYKFVPVILPMQIEEVYCRQLGKYNALGGYAIRAKRYLDSKGIKTLDILPYTDKMCGREFTLHGKTKKAGIQDYYIPGDGHLTKLGNLWAAESIAEALKEIK, encoded by the coding sequence ATGATTCAAAACTGGAAACGATGGGGAGCCATTGTCCTATTTTTCCCGTTGGCGTTACTTTCATTGGAGTTGATTTTACGCGCTTCCAATCCGCCTGCCTTACGTTATTACCGCGATGTTAAACTTCTGCATGCCTACCATCCCGAATATGGAGTCACTTTAGAACCAAACGAAAGTCGTTTTGTTCGCCACTATGCAGATTTATGGCAAGGCCAATTCACCACTAATTCACTAGGTCTACGTGGACGAAAAGAACCCATTCCAGGAAAACCGAAACTAGTTTGTTTAGGAGATAGTTTGGTAATGGGATTTGGTGTTTCAGATGAAGATACTTTTTGTTCTAAACTTGAAAGTTTTGATGAAGATGGATCCTCTTTCCAAACACTTAATTTGGGAGTAGATGCTTATGGTTCCCTTGGTTCCTACAAACGTCTCAAAGATATGTCTACAAAAATTGACAATATCCAAACTGTGTTGTTTTTTATTTCACCTAACGATTTTACTATGCCAGAGGAATTACGTGCGCAAGGTATCCTTCCTGATGATGAAAACGATGCCCTCCATGAAAATGATCCCGTATGGAAAAAAAACTTTCGCATTCAATTTGAACTCACCAGAATTTCATATCTATTGCAAGCTCTTAAACTTGCTTATGAACAAACCAAAGTTAAGTTTGCACAAACTAAATACTTAATCACTGCGGACACAAATCTTTTAACTACCTCACCTCTCGTTTACTTGCGAGAAACATTTATACTCCCCGTTAAACAAAAGAAATGCGAAGATCAAACAGAGTTTGTTTGTCCCACTCCTCTTCAAAATTTAAATGTGATATGTTCCGATTCTCCCGTGGATCCAAATTCTCTAGAACCTCTTCCCGAAACGACAACAAGGGCCTATGATTTGATGATAACACTTTCAAAAGAAAAAGGTTACAAGTTTGTTCCTGTAATCCTTCCGATGCAAATCGAAGAAGTATATTGCCGACAATTGGGAAAATATAATGCACTCGGTGGTTATGCCATCCGCGCCAAGAGGTATTTAGACTCCAAAGGAATCAAAACTTTGGACATTCTGCCCTATACGGACAAAATGTGCGGCCGTGAATTTACGTTACATGGAAAAACAAAAAAAGCAGGAATTCAGGATTACTATATCCCTGGTGATGGCCACCTAACTAAATTAGGAAATCTTTGGGCCGCCGAATCGATTGCAGAGGCACTAAAGGAAATCAAATAA
- the scpB gene encoding SMC-Scp complex subunit ScpB: MEERTYTKGLLEALLFLSSDPIKLSALAKSAGIEKTEARELLDELILDYQEKEGGFLLREIAGGYQFITNQRYSEILAHIFKDKKRETLSRGTLDTLAIIAYKQPITLTELDEIRGVSSRAMVASLMSKKLVKAVGQKEVPGRPTLYGTTNEFLLHFGLSKLSDLPTPVEVKELKFEEFSPESIIVTDETEMNPDFDTSTLPEELQEEA, encoded by the coding sequence TTGGAAGAAAGAACTTATACAAAGGGCCTTCTTGAGGCGCTTCTTTTTTTATCTTCAGATCCAATCAAATTGTCTGCACTTGCCAAGTCTGCTGGGATCGAAAAAACAGAAGCCCGGGAACTCCTTGATGAACTCATCCTTGATTACCAAGAAAAAGAAGGCGGATTTTTACTGAGGGAAATCGCCGGTGGTTACCAGTTTATCACCAACCAAAGATACAGCGAAATCTTAGCTCATATCTTTAAAGATAAAAAAAGAGAAACTCTTTCTCGCGGAACCTTAGATACTCTTGCCATCATTGCCTACAAACAACCTATCACTTTAACAGAACTGGATGAAATTCGTGGAGTCTCTTCTCGCGCTATGGTTGCAAGTCTCATGTCGAAAAAGTTAGTCAAGGCTGTGGGCCAAAAGGAAGTTCCTGGAAGACCAACATTGTATGGAACCACCAATGAATTTTTGTTACACTTTGGTTTAAGTAAACTTAGTGATCTTCCCACACCAGTAGAAGTGAAGGAACTCAAATTTGAAGAATTTTCACCAGAATCTATTATTGTGACTGATGAAACAGAAATGAATCCTGATTTTGATACAAGCACACTACCGGAAGAATTACAAGAAGAGGCCTGA
- the pheA gene encoding prephenate dehydratase, with translation MSSAEEELKKLRAGIDSLDTEIITLIQKRAGFAQEIGRVKKESGGPIYRPDREKDVYEKVTKLSGGPLPSSVIRAIYREMMSGTIALEHPLKIGFLGPEGSFSHSALRAKFGTSIEAVPQTSIPDVFRMVEEGKLDYGVVPVENSTEGQVSSTLDMFLETDLFVYSELYQRISFSLLGFETDLSLVKKIYGIRIGNEQCRNWISANLPGVEVVDTSSTAMAAKLVSERKDGLAIASKIAGEIYNLNVIAEGIEDYSGNTTRFLVIGKTESPKTKEDKTSIVFSIPNQTGSLFAILKTFNDALVNLTKIESRPLKRNLWEYHFFVDFIGHKEDPKIAELLQKVKSQCTLFKLLGSYPTAGSFPT, from the coding sequence ATGAGCAGTGCAGAAGAAGAACTAAAAAAACTCCGTGCTGGTATCGATTCATTAGACACAGAAATCATAACTCTCATTCAAAAGCGGGCAGGTTTTGCGCAGGAGATTGGTCGGGTCAAAAAAGAATCGGGTGGCCCTATTTACCGTCCCGATCGTGAAAAAGATGTTTATGAAAAAGTAACTAAACTTTCTGGTGGACCACTTCCTTCTTCTGTGATTCGTGCGATTTATAGAGAGATGATGTCGGGAACCATCGCCTTAGAACATCCGTTAAAGATTGGATTTTTAGGACCCGAAGGAAGTTTTTCTCATTCCGCACTTCGTGCTAAATTTGGAACTTCCATTGAAGCGGTTCCGCAAACTTCTATCCCCGATGTATTTCGAATGGTGGAAGAGGGGAAATTGGATTATGGAGTGGTTCCAGTAGAAAATTCCACAGAAGGACAAGTTAGTTCCACACTGGATATGTTTTTAGAAACAGATCTTTTCGTTTATTCTGAGTTATACCAAAGAATCTCCTTTTCACTGCTTGGATTTGAAACCGACCTTTCCCTTGTGAAAAAAATCTACGGGATACGGATTGGAAACGAACAATGTCGCAATTGGATTTCGGCAAACCTTCCGGGTGTAGAAGTTGTCGATACTTCTTCTACCGCAATGGCGGCAAAATTAGTGTCCGAAAGAAAAGACGGACTTGCGATTGCATCCAAAATTGCCGGTGAAATTTATAATTTAAATGTCATAGCCGAAGGGATTGAAGATTATTCGGGAAATACCACTCGGTTTCTTGTGATTGGCAAAACAGAATCCCCAAAAACAAAAGAAGATAAAACGTCCATTGTGTTTTCGATTCCGAACCAAACTGGATCTTTGTTTGCAATTCTAAAAACTTTTAATGATGCTTTGGTCAATCTTACAAAAATTGAATCAAGGCCTCTAAAACGTAACTTATGGGAATACCATTTTTTTGTAGATTTTATTGGTCATAAAGAAGATCCAAAAATTGCCGAACTTCTACAAAAAGTAAAATCACAATGTACTTTATTTAAACTTTTAGGTTCTTATCCAACTGCCGGTTCTTTTCCTACATGA
- a CDS encoding LA_2486 family SGNH/GDSL-type esterase: MKKFYKLIFSFTFTPLFIFLMGEGYFRLSSKADTDEIRYRQIHCLYDFSEIRLCPNQKASFIRKDGKTWDIQTNDLGERVLSEKSNSPKLWFIGDSMAMGYGLPTNETPTYYLLSKYKLESRLLAVDAIGTNGVLKILKETLKSQKQENLPEKIYWIWNPSDFIDDEREKVGIKRYLYPIHYYLVRNSYLYQRIISTPQTNVYTSYGEPILYPKNHITYSNLRKFFSDPLVPKEKLTILFSWGMSMKGYPDTKDRNYEMAKEFFNEQGVKTLDLRAKTELLFKEKKQVYIPGDGHPGPALSELFADAIAKHFLNLP; encoded by the coding sequence TTGAAAAAATTCTATAAACTTATATTCTCATTCACATTCACACCTCTTTTCATTTTTTTGATGGGAGAGGGTTATTTCAGACTCTCATCTAAAGCGGATACAGATGAAATTCGATATAGACAAATTCATTGTTTGTATGATTTCTCTGAAATTCGCCTCTGTCCCAATCAGAAAGCTAGTTTTATTCGAAAAGATGGAAAAACTTGGGACATCCAAACCAATGATTTGGGAGAAAGAGTTCTCTCTGAGAAGTCAAATTCCCCAAAGCTCTGGTTCATCGGAGATTCTATGGCGATGGGTTATGGCCTACCAACAAACGAAACTCCTACCTATTATTTATTATCCAAATACAAATTGGAATCTCGATTACTTGCCGTGGATGCCATCGGAACTAACGGAGTTTTAAAAATCCTAAAAGAGACTCTAAAATCCCAAAAACAAGAGAATCTTCCAGAAAAGATTTATTGGATCTGGAATCCTTCTGACTTCATTGACGATGAAAGAGAAAAAGTGGGAATCAAACGATATCTTTATCCCATTCATTACTACCTAGTAAGAAATTCGTATCTTTACCAGCGAATCATCTCCACTCCTCAAACAAATGTGTACACTTCGTACGGTGAGCCAATCCTTTATCCAAAAAATCATATCACGTATTCCAATTTAAGAAAATTTTTTAGCGATCCTTTGGTTCCGAAAGAAAAACTAACTATACTTTTCAGTTGGGGAATGTCTATGAAAGGTTACCCCGATACCAAAGATAGAAACTATGAAATGGCTAAAGAGTTCTTTAACGAACAGGGAGTAAAAACGTTAGACCTCCGTGCAAAAACCGAGTTATTATTTAAAGAAAAAAAACAAGTTTATATCCCGGGTGATGGTCATCCGGGCCCTGCGCTTTCTGAACTTTTTGCCGATGCGATAGCCAAGCACTTCCTAAATTTACCTTAG
- a CDS encoding MBOAT family O-acyltransferase has protein sequence MLFNSVHYLIFAPVVILVYFLIPKRFQGLWLFIVSLYFYAIFRIPFLILLVFSFVITKLAVDYMEFASSKGKKLFWLNIAVWSNLSLLFVFKYLDFSITVWNQTFSLTPCDPEFVQKSGILLPMGISFFTLQAVSYAVDVYKGVVVRAKSIFHFGLFLAFFPQLVAGPILRASDVLHQFLDSKDFSKENLKQGLKQLFWGIFKKTFIADPISYVIDPVYASPTEYNWIAMWIAAFLFAVQIYCDFSGYSDIAIGTARILGFHIPKNFDRPFLSGTLSELWRRWHISFSSWLRDYVYITLGGNRRGEIMAYVNLFITTFVSGIWHGADWTFVFWGTLHSTMMVVEKFVFKFESIRNAWNRVPRSIQPIYPVGIFVLSCFFFRAKPTPEVSTGMGIANMMLERAFTGASGMFPQMSMSLVILVGFLFLVDILQDRDEDRFHFITDNLYFLIPSCILLYITSFIIYSVTVSSPFLYFQF, from the coding sequence ATGCTTTTTAATTCTGTTCACTATTTGATTTTTGCACCTGTTGTTATCCTTGTATATTTTTTGATTCCAAAAAGGTTTCAGGGTCTTTGGTTATTCATTGTTAGCTTGTATTTCTATGCAATCTTTCGAATTCCCTTTTTAATACTTCTAGTATTTTCCTTTGTGATTACAAAACTTGCTGTGGATTACATGGAATTTGCATCCTCAAAAGGGAAAAAACTCTTTTGGTTAAATATTGCAGTTTGGAGTAATCTAAGTTTACTGTTTGTATTTAAGTATTTGGATTTTTCAATAACTGTTTGGAACCAAACTTTTTCGTTAACACCTTGTGATCCTGAATTTGTACAAAAGTCGGGAATCCTCCTTCCAATGGGAATCAGCTTTTTCACCTTACAGGCAGTATCTTATGCGGTAGATGTATACAAAGGAGTCGTTGTAAGAGCAAAGTCCATTTTTCATTTTGGACTTTTTCTTGCATTTTTTCCACAACTGGTTGCTGGTCCTATCTTACGAGCAAGCGATGTCCTTCACCAATTTTTAGATTCCAAAGACTTTTCCAAAGAAAACCTAAAACAAGGCCTCAAACAACTATTCTGGGGAATCTTTAAAAAAACTTTTATAGCAGATCCTATTTCCTATGTGATCGATCCTGTTTACGCAAGTCCAACCGAATACAATTGGATAGCGATGTGGATAGCAGCTTTTCTTTTTGCAGTTCAAATTTATTGCGATTTTTCTGGATACTCTGACATCGCCATAGGAACCGCAAGGATCCTTGGGTTCCATATTCCTAAAAACTTTGATCGTCCTTTTTTATCGGGTACTCTCAGCGAACTTTGGAGGCGTTGGCATATTTCCTTTAGCTCCTGGTTACGGGATTATGTTTATATCACTCTCGGTGGAAACAGACGCGGGGAAATTATGGCCTACGTAAATTTGTTCATTACAACCTTTGTATCTGGAATTTGGCATGGGGCCGATTGGACCTTTGTATTCTGGGGAACTCTTCATTCCACAATGATGGTTGTAGAAAAATTCGTATTTAAATTTGAATCGATACGGAATGCCTGGAACCGAGTTCCACGTTCCATCCAACCAATTTATCCCGTTGGCATTTTTGTGTTATCTTGTTTTTTCTTTCGAGCCAAACCAACCCCAGAAGTTTCCACGGGAATGGGTATCGCCAATATGATGTTAGAACGTGCTTTTACGGGAGCATCTGGAATGTTCCCGCAGATGAGTATGAGTCTTGTGATCTTAGTTGGATTTTTGTTTTTAGTTGATATCTTACAAGACCGAGATGAAGACAGATTTCATTTCATTACAGATAATTTATATTTTCTAATTCCATCTTGTATTTTGCTCTATATCACTTCATTTATTATCTACAGTGTGACTGTATCAAGTCCTTTCCTCTACTTCCAGTTCTAA
- a CDS encoding DUF6989 domain-containing protein: MKPKFLAEEFLLALYFLAFSMISGFVLYWSQSPSGIKLAALTLLFHVSFAGLCLLLRWHTPFRIWKFLVPLSILMVFPDWFLSSALQILVFPEDGFLKIGTVSGYMAGLWAIPLFICVYTGIKLEEMSVSIVGTCLWVGIVALAIFGTSEATMWILGSWYPQNVKMWGKVAYYVLVPEMVLGVTAYLAYQGFSYSAYIFQIAMGFLVMVLYIGNLSFFYLLIEKIL; the protein is encoded by the coding sequence ATGAAACCTAAGTTCCTTGCAGAAGAATTCCTATTGGCTTTGTATTTTTTGGCATTTAGTATGATCTCCGGATTTGTTCTTTATTGGTCACAAAGTCCATCCGGAATCAAACTCGCAGCACTCACTTTGTTATTTCATGTCAGTTTTGCTGGTTTATGTTTATTACTTCGTTGGCATACTCCGTTTCGTATATGGAAATTTTTGGTTCCATTATCGATCCTTATGGTATTTCCTGATTGGTTTCTATCAAGCGCCTTACAAATATTAGTTTTCCCAGAAGATGGTTTTTTAAAAATTGGAACTGTTTCTGGGTATATGGCAGGCCTTTGGGCCATCCCACTTTTTATCTGTGTTTATACAGGAATCAAATTGGAAGAGATGTCAGTTTCGATTGTGGGAACTTGCCTTTGGGTTGGGATTGTTGCCTTAGCCATTTTTGGAACTTCGGAAGCGACTATGTGGATATTAGGATCTTGGTATCCGCAAAATGTAAAGATGTGGGGAAAAGTCGCCTATTACGTATTAGTTCCCGAAATGGTCTTAGGAGTTACAGCCTATCTTGCTTACCAAGGATTTTCTTATTCCGCATATATCTTTCAAATTGCTATGGGTTTTTTGGTGATGGTTCTTTATATTGGAAACCTTTCTTTCTTCTACCTTCTCATTGAAAAAATTCTATAA